The proteins below are encoded in one region of Paenisporosarcina cavernae:
- a CDS encoding sensor histidine kinase — MKTLYTKFVVLTIGVIIGSFLFAFILSNMYYQLHLKEQNDAKNTEIAHEVKTFIEKHPDVSMEEYLTSISEVGYQLCVVDQAGTKTFYGAAFRETSLSPQVLERVWSGETYHGMNEFPTKTFVTGYFANELRNSIGVPVKRENNNIALFIRPNIEQLFNEMHILFGWIVGIAFFAAIIFVLISTKFLVQPISEMTNATKSLAEGNFNVQLNTKRQDELGKLATSFQHMARQLEQSDDMKKAFISNVSHDIQSPLSTIKNYLELTAQTEIKEEQSEYSAIIHSEVSRLSTLTRQLLLLASLDQHDFPAMTAQVDIAAQWKEVIRNYQWILQEKELSLDYSIPNAILQGDASMLYAVWDNVLTNAIKYTPPHGRIDITVEKTEDSVGVTVKDDGIGMTPAELERIFERFYRADSARGRNVEGTGLGLSIVQQIIELHKGTIDVTSIQKEGTTVKMTFPTVLPTST, encoded by the coding sequence ATGAAGACACTTTACACAAAGTTTGTTGTCCTAACGATTGGAGTTATAATCGGGAGTTTCCTTTTCGCGTTTATACTTTCGAATATGTATTATCAACTGCATTTAAAAGAACAAAACGATGCGAAAAATACGGAAATTGCGCACGAGGTTAAAACCTTCATCGAAAAACATCCAGATGTCTCAATGGAGGAATACCTTACGAGTATTAGCGAAGTGGGGTATCAGCTGTGTGTGGTTGATCAAGCGGGAACTAAAACGTTTTATGGTGCCGCCTTTCGAGAAACGTCACTGTCTCCTCAAGTGCTCGAACGTGTTTGGTCTGGTGAGACATATCACGGGATGAACGAATTTCCAACGAAAACATTTGTGACGGGCTATTTTGCGAATGAATTGCGGAATTCGATTGGCGTTCCTGTGAAGCGAGAGAACAATAATATCGCGCTCTTCATTCGTCCAAATATTGAACAGCTGTTTAATGAAATGCATATTCTTTTTGGCTGGATTGTCGGTATTGCCTTTTTTGCGGCGATTATTTTTGTACTGATCAGTACGAAATTCCTCGTACAACCAATCAGTGAAATGACGAACGCAACTAAGTCACTGGCAGAAGGAAATTTCAATGTTCAATTGAACACAAAAAGACAGGACGAGCTTGGGAAGCTTGCAACAAGTTTTCAACATATGGCTCGGCAACTTGAACAATCAGACGACATGAAAAAAGCGTTTATTTCCAATGTTTCGCACGATATCCAGTCTCCGCTATCAACGATTAAAAACTATTTGGAATTGACTGCACAAACTGAAATCAAAGAAGAACAATCGGAATATAGCGCGATCATTCATTCAGAAGTTAGTCGATTATCCACGTTAACGAGACAATTGTTACTACTAGCTTCACTTGACCAGCACGATTTTCCTGCGATGACTGCGCAAGTCGATATTGCGGCACAGTGGAAAGAAGTGATTCGAAATTATCAATGGATCCTACAAGAAAAAGAACTAAGCCTTGACTACTCTATTCCCAACGCCATATTGCAGGGAGACGCGTCGATGTTATATGCTGTGTGGGATAATGTCTTAACGAACGCGATCAAATATACACCGCCACACGGACGGATTGACATTACAGTCGAAAAAACAGAGGACTCAGTCGGCGTAACGGTGAAGGACGACGGAATTGGAATGACACCAGCAGAACTTGAACGAATCTTTGAACGTTTTTATCGAGCCGATTCAGCTAGAGGTCGCAATGTGGAAGGAACAGGCTTAGGGCTTTCCATCGTGCAACAAATTATCGAGCTCCACAAAGGGACAATTGACGTAACGAGTATCCAAAAAGAAGGGACAACTGTGAAAATGACATTTCCAACTGTTCTTCCGACATCGACTTAA
- the crcB gene encoding fluoride efflux transporter CrcB, producing the protein MLYLLIGLAGSFGAILRYALGELFYNPDIIFPFPTLIANLLGSFVLAWFTTHIVWKFRLSDEVKAIIGTGFVGSFTTFSTLSVETVTLFQESHVFLAFLYIFSSIGGGLVMSRIGFRHRKLEPKR; encoded by the coding sequence ATGTTATATCTACTGATCGGATTAGCGGGTTCGTTTGGCGCGATTTTACGGTACGCGCTAGGTGAACTATTTTATAACCCGGATATTATTTTTCCGTTTCCGACGTTGATCGCGAATTTACTTGGAAGTTTTGTGTTGGCCTGGTTCACGACACATATCGTGTGGAAATTCAGGCTTTCCGATGAAGTAAAGGCTATTATTGGAACAGGATTTGTCGGATCGTTTACCACGTTCTCTACGCTTAGTGTGGAGACGGTGACTCTTTTCCAAGAGAGCCATGTGTTTCTCGCTTTTCTTTACATTTTCAGTAGTATTGGTGGAGGACTTGTCATGAGTCGCATCGGTTTTCGACACCGGAAACTGGAGCCGAAACGATGA
- the crcB gene encoding fluoride efflux transporter CrcB gives MSSILLVGLGAFFGANSRYIVSRWISVRWKRSFPLATFLVNVVGSFWLGFLIGNDVRTSVMLLIGTGFLGSFTTFSTFKLESIQLHLKEERKVVLLYTVLSYGVGIPLAYIGYLIAHH, from the coding sequence ATTTCGAGTATTCTACTAGTCGGTCTTGGGGCATTCTTCGGGGCAAATAGTCGGTATATTGTAAGTCGGTGGATTAGTGTGAGATGGAAGAGGTCATTTCCATTGGCGACCTTTCTCGTAAACGTTGTTGGTTCATTTTGGTTAGGATTTTTAATAGGAAATGATGTGCGGACTTCTGTTATGTTACTAATCGGTACAGGATTTCTTGGTTCTTTCACTACGTTCTCGACATTCAAATTAGAAAGTATTCAACTACATTTAAAGGAAGAGCGAAAGGTCGTTCTTCTGTATACGGTGCTTAGCTACGGAGTAGGAATCCCCCTTGCGTATATCGGCTATTTGATTGCCCATCATTAA
- a CDS encoding threonine aldolase family protein, translating into MVTTNALSEAFQATSIQLAGHGKRNIGVLKDVVESLDSETLSDIYGNGEIIEQFQVKMAAYLGKESAVFFPSGTMAQQIALRLWADKKKQKKVAYHPLCHLEIHEADGLKELHHLDVHLLGEENRVVTIHDLESMPTDVAVVLLELPQREIGGQLPEWEELVRMSSYCRTNGIYLHLDGARLYEILPYYGKTAAEVCELFDSAYISMYKGIGGIAGAILAGSDNFIQEAKVWKQRYGGNLISLYPYIVTANAYFDERHDKMPEYYENAKKLAQLFNTCAHIQTVPETPVSNMFHVHIDASKEELERIFTTVMKTTDIGITSYVKEMSDETLGFELSLGDQLGQIPETELENVFSLLRNAMNNL; encoded by the coding sequence ATGGTAACAACCAACGCATTATCCGAAGCTTTCCAAGCGACATCTATCCAATTAGCTGGTCACGGAAAACGAAACATAGGAGTTTTAAAAGATGTCGTCGAATCTTTGGACAGCGAAACGTTAAGCGATATATATGGCAATGGAGAAATTATTGAGCAGTTCCAAGTAAAAATGGCGGCATATTTAGGGAAAGAATCCGCTGTGTTTTTTCCTAGCGGAACGATGGCGCAACAAATTGCACTTCGACTTTGGGCAGATAAAAAGAAGCAAAAGAAAGTCGCCTATCATCCACTATGTCATTTGGAAATCCACGAAGCAGACGGGCTAAAAGAACTTCACCACCTCGACGTCCATCTTCTTGGAGAGGAAAATCGCGTGGTGACGATACATGATCTTGAATCGATGCCAACTGATGTAGCGGTCGTTTTACTTGAATTACCACAGCGAGAAATCGGCGGTCAACTTCCCGAGTGGGAAGAACTCGTACGCATGTCCTCCTACTGTCGAACGAATGGGATATACCTGCATTTAGATGGAGCACGATTATACGAAATCTTACCCTACTACGGAAAAACAGCGGCAGAAGTTTGCGAACTATTTGATAGTGCATATATCTCCATGTATAAAGGAATAGGTGGAATCGCTGGCGCTATATTAGCAGGAAGTGACAACTTTATTCAAGAAGCGAAAGTATGGAAACAGCGGTATGGTGGTAACTTAATCAGTTTGTATCCGTATATCGTGACAGCAAATGCTTACTTTGATGAACGTCACGATAAAATGCCGGAGTATTATGAGAATGCGAAGAAACTCGCTCAATTATTTAATACGTGTGCACACATTCAGACAGTCCCAGAAACGCCAGTTTCCAATATGTTTCATGTGCATATCGATGCCTCCAAAGAGGAGCTAGAGCGAATTTTCACAACGGTCATGAAAACGACGGATATTGGCATTACTAGTTACGTGAAAGAAATGTCTGACGAGACGCTAGGATTTGAACTAAGCCTAGGCGATCAGCTCGGACAAATTCCAGAAACAGAATTAGAAAACGTGTTTTCTTTACTCCGAAATGCGATGAACAATCTATAG
- a CDS encoding nucleotide pyrophosphohydrolase, whose amino-acid sequence MSDIQQLITAINEFLDERNWRAHHNPKDLAISISIEAAELLEDFQWRSSEEAIEENIDNIKDEIADVMIYTLMLCDGLGLDPKELIEKKIVKNGVKYPAPVSTTSSST is encoded by the coding sequence ATGAGTGATATACAACAACTAATTACCGCGATTAATGAATTCCTAGACGAACGAAACTGGAGAGCCCATCATAACCCAAAAGACTTGGCTATTTCAATCTCCATTGAAGCAGCAGAGTTACTCGAAGATTTCCAGTGGCGTTCCAGTGAGGAAGCGATTGAAGAAAACATCGACAATATTAAAGATGAAATTGCGGATGTCATGATCTACACATTAATGCTATGTGACGGTTTGGGGTTAGACCCGAAGGAACTGATCGAAAAGAAAATCGTGAAAAACGGAGTGAAATATCCTGCCCCTGTCTCTACTACGTCTAGTTCTACCTAA
- a CDS encoding YdeI/OmpD-associated family protein, with amino-acid sequence MTAEKHPNVELYLEKATKWKEEVTILRELMLETGLTEDYKWMNPCYTLEGKNIVLIHCFKEYCALLFFKGSLLTDPHHYLVIQTENVQARRQLRFTKASEIVSMKSEILDFVQQAIDVEKSGKQVPMKTTKEFEMPEEFQQKLEESEALKEAFESLTPGRQRAYLLHFAGAKQSKTRLARVEKYIPHILNGKGLND; translated from the coding sequence ATGACAGCTGAAAAACATCCAAACGTGGAGCTTTACCTTGAGAAAGCGACAAAATGGAAAGAAGAAGTCACGATTTTGCGAGAGTTGATGCTAGAAACAGGATTAACAGAAGACTATAAATGGATGAATCCTTGTTACACCTTAGAGGGGAAAAACATCGTCCTGATTCATTGTTTCAAAGAATACTGTGCTCTTCTGTTTTTCAAAGGATCTTTATTGACCGATCCGCATCACTATTTAGTGATTCAAACCGAAAACGTCCAAGCAAGACGACAGCTTCGGTTTACGAAGGCATCCGAAATTGTCTCGATGAAGTCGGAAATACTCGACTTTGTTCAACAAGCGATTGACGTCGAGAAATCTGGTAAGCAAGTTCCAATGAAAACAACGAAAGAATTTGAAATGCCAGAAGAATTCCAGCAAAAACTGGAAGAATCAGAAGCATTAAAAGAAGCATTTGAATCGTTGACGCCAGGAAGACAACGTGCATATTTGCTGCATTTTGCTGGAGCCAAACAATCGAAAACACGGCTTGCTCGAGTGGAAAAGTACATCCCACACATCTTAAACGGAAAAGGGTTAAACGACTAA
- a CDS encoding NUDIX hydrolase, with translation MTELFHLGAHAIIQNEDGKVLLLKRTYGNKGWSLPGGGVDSGESMYDALLRECIEELSVVVENIVMTGIYYHPSIRTHAAIFTCTLTENAAIQLSAEHSEYKWATLDELSKSQRIRVQDATSFSGKVYSRVFK, from the coding sequence ATGACGGAATTATTTCATCTTGGTGCACATGCCATCATTCAAAACGAAGATGGCAAGGTTTTATTACTTAAGCGTACTTATGGTAACAAGGGTTGGAGTCTCCCAGGTGGGGGAGTGGATTCTGGTGAATCGATGTATGACGCCTTATTACGAGAATGTATAGAAGAGCTGAGTGTCGTAGTTGAGAACATCGTAATGACAGGAATCTACTATCATCCCAGCATACGGACGCATGCGGCAATTTTTACGTGTACATTAACAGAAAACGCGGCGATTCAATTGAGCGCAGAGCACTCGGAATATAAATGGGCAACGCTTGATGAACTAAGTAAAAGTCAGCGAATTCGCGTCCAAGATGCAACTTCTTTTTCAGGGAAAGTTTACTCCCGCGTATTTAAGTGA
- a CDS encoding GGDEF domain-containing protein, protein MKNFIKTAHHSDHALEIIFSSLRWLFLVIAIAVFLFQYSQDPNPTKGLFFIGLVLFGILYMGISEFYLRVSEEGSQLYTIMTKGGPFFDFIAFSALVPLTGGIDSPLIPVSYLIILHITVYWKLYGGLLSAISFAAVYTIMFFVEKGSALTSALFVEFACTVLFLLLIGSLGGLIVSRERKLYIDKNALTEAANRDYLTDLLNYRAFQQTLIDQQSSCQEFYLVLADIDHFKPVNDTYGHVIGDKVLRRIAALIASIVPKHRGKVFRYGGEEFAILLDGLSDEEVQALLMEVKESIASQSFHYDEQTFSITLSFGVSKCSGESCEEFVKKVDKLLYQAKAEGRNRIVFS, encoded by the coding sequence GTGAAAAATTTTATCAAAACGGCGCACCATTCTGACCACGCGCTCGAAATTATTTTTTCTTCTTTGCGTTGGTTATTTTTAGTTATTGCAATTGCTGTTTTCTTATTTCAATATTCGCAAGACCCTAATCCCACAAAGGGGTTATTTTTCATTGGTCTTGTCCTATTTGGGATATTATATATGGGAATTTCGGAATTTTACTTGCGTGTGAGTGAAGAAGGTTCACAGCTGTATACGATTATGACAAAGGGTGGGCCATTTTTTGATTTTATCGCTTTTTCGGCACTTGTTCCGTTAACAGGAGGTATTGATAGTCCGCTTATTCCTGTTTCGTATTTAATCATTTTACATATTACGGTGTATTGGAAGCTGTACGGTGGACTTCTTTCAGCTATTTCGTTTGCTGCTGTCTACACGATTATGTTTTTTGTGGAAAAAGGAAGCGCTCTAACAAGTGCGTTGTTTGTAGAATTTGCATGTACCGTTTTGTTCCTATTGCTGATTGGTAGTCTTGGTGGACTAATTGTCTCGCGTGAAAGAAAATTATATATCGATAAAAATGCTCTGACAGAAGCGGCAAATCGAGATTATTTGACTGACTTATTGAATTACCGCGCATTTCAACAAACCTTGATTGATCAACAATCGAGTTGTCAGGAATTTTACTTAGTTCTAGCAGATATCGATCATTTTAAACCTGTGAATGATACATATGGTCACGTCATCGGTGACAAAGTGTTACGACGAATTGCTGCGCTTATTGCTTCCATTGTTCCGAAGCATCGAGGGAAAGTCTTCCGATACGGCGGGGAAGAGTTCGCTATTTTGCTTGACGGATTATCGGATGAGGAAGTTCAAGCTTTACTCATGGAAGTAAAAGAATCGATTGCTTCGCAAAGTTTCCACTACGATGAGCAAACGTTTTCGATCACACTTAGCTTTGGGGTGTCTAAATGCAGTGGGGAATCGTGTGAAGAATTCGTGAAAAAAGTCGATAAATTGTTGTATCAAGCGAAGGCAGAAGGACGAAATCGCATTGTCTTTTCGTAA
- the mqo gene encoding malate dehydrogenase (quinone), with the protein MRKVTMSKSQKEMEIVLIGAGIMSATLGTILKELVPTCSITVYEKLDQPGEESSNEWNNAGTGHAALCELNYTNELPDGTMDISKAINVNEQFQVSMQFWSHLVKNGILSNPDKFIQPLPHMSLVMGDDDVAFLKKRFAAMTANPLFKGMEFSEDPATLMEWIPLIMQNRELNEAVAATKIDTGTDVNFGELTRMLFDHLQSKGVNVHYNTKVENVSRTKEGDWELKVRNRFSDQVEKHPAKFVFIGGGGGSLHLLQKTGIPESKQVGGFPVSGIFMVCTNPEIIAQHHAKVYGKAKVGAPPMSVPHLDTRFIEGKKSLLFGPFAGFTPKFLKTGSMMDLITSVKPNNVGTMLAAGAKNMSLTKYLIEQLLLTKEQRMEELREFIPHAESDDWDFVVAGQRVQVIKDTEAGGKGTLQFGTEVITSEDGSVAALLGASPGASTAVHVMLQVIAKCFPERMSEWEPKIKEMVPSYGLRLMDHPELLKEIHASTAEVLLSGEKVE; encoded by the coding sequence GTGAGGAAGGTTACGATGAGTAAAAGTCAAAAAGAAATGGAAATCGTGTTAATCGGTGCTGGTATTATGAGTGCAACGCTTGGGACGATTTTAAAAGAGTTAGTTCCAACGTGTTCGATTACGGTGTATGAGAAGTTGGATCAACCTGGTGAAGAGAGTTCGAATGAGTGGAATAATGCCGGGACAGGGCATGCTGCGCTTTGTGAGTTGAACTATACGAACGAGTTGCCGGATGGCACGATGGATATTTCCAAAGCGATTAATGTGAATGAACAATTCCAAGTGTCGATGCAGTTTTGGTCGCATTTAGTGAAAAACGGAATTTTGTCCAATCCCGATAAATTCATCCAGCCGTTACCGCATATGAGCTTGGTAATGGGAGACGATGATGTGGCGTTTCTAAAAAAACGCTTTGCTGCAATGACGGCTAATCCATTGTTTAAAGGAATGGAGTTTTCAGAGGATCCAGCGACGTTGATGGAGTGGATTCCGCTTATTATGCAAAATCGTGAGCTGAATGAAGCAGTTGCGGCGACGAAAATCGATACTGGTACGGACGTAAACTTTGGTGAGTTGACGCGTATGTTGTTCGATCACTTACAGTCAAAAGGTGTGAACGTTCACTACAATACGAAGGTGGAAAATGTTTCTCGCACGAAAGAAGGCGACTGGGAGCTGAAGGTGCGTAATCGTTTTAGCGATCAAGTTGAAAAGCATCCAGCGAAGTTTGTCTTTATCGGCGGCGGAGGCGGAAGTCTTCATTTATTGCAAAAAACAGGAATTCCGGAAAGTAAGCAAGTAGGAGGATTCCCTGTTAGCGGAATTTTCATGGTATGTACGAATCCGGAAATCATCGCGCAACACCATGCAAAAGTGTATGGAAAAGCGAAAGTAGGGGCACCACCGATGTCGGTTCCTCATTTAGATACACGATTCATCGAAGGAAAAAAATCGTTATTATTTGGACCGTTTGCTGGCTTCACACCGAAGTTTTTGAAAACAGGTTCGATGATGGACTTAATTACTTCTGTGAAACCTAACAACGTGGGAACAATGTTAGCAGCTGGTGCGAAAAATATGTCGTTAACGAAGTATTTAATCGAGCAGTTACTATTAACGAAAGAACAACGCATGGAAGAATTGCGTGAGTTCATCCCACATGCAGAAAGTGATGACTGGGATTTCGTCGTAGCAGGTCAACGTGTACAAGTCATCAAAGACACGGAAGCTGGCGGAAAAGGAACACTTCAATTTGGAACAGAAGTTATTACGTCTGAAGACGGTTCTGTTGCAGCGTTACTAGGAGCTTCTCCTGGTGCGTCAACTGCTGTGCATGTTATGTTGCAAGTAATCGCCAAGTGCTTCCCAGAACGTATGAGTGAATGGGAGCCGAAGATTAAAGAAATGGTACCATCTTACGGATTACGATTGATGGATCATCCAGAACTATTAAAAGAAATTCACGCTTCAACAGCGGAAGTGTTGTTAAGTGGCGAAAAAGTAGAATAA
- a CDS encoding DUF3784 domain-containing protein, with the protein MYIGIALSLLFFLASYFIWKKQKLWLLAGYHEENFIGDKKRLARDAGIFTFIIGLLTLAMSLLIDSYGDFVGIIYAIVIAILSIGFLIKVNVGERQ; encoded by the coding sequence ATGTACATTGGAATTGCACTTAGTTTACTATTCTTTCTCGCAAGCTATTTCATTTGGAAAAAACAAAAGTTATGGCTACTTGCTGGTTATCATGAAGAAAATTTTATAGGGGACAAGAAAAGACTTGCACGAGATGCAGGTATTTTTACTTTCATTATCGGTCTACTCACTCTTGCAATGTCGCTATTAATTGACTCCTACGGCGACTTCGTTGGAATTATTTACGCTATTGTAATTGCCATACTTTCTATTGGGTTTCTGATCAAAGTAAATGTTGGGGAGCGTCAATAA
- a CDS encoding ECF transporter S component, with protein sequence MENTASYTSTRKRTFNLIITAMLIALVFVATLMLNIRLPFASNGGLVHLGTAMLFLASILFGPKKGAMAGAVGMALFDLVSGWTLWAPFTFIARGLQGYIVGRFAWANGRKGNSIVFNTIGIILGLPVMLAVYYVCEGILYGNWYAPLASIPGNLLQNAVGIVIALPVAAILKRIKFFEKM encoded by the coding sequence ATGGAAAATACAGCGAGCTACACGTCCACTCGGAAGAGAACGTTCAATTTAATTATTACAGCAATGCTTATCGCACTTGTATTCGTCGCAACGCTTATGTTAAACATCCGTTTACCATTCGCATCAAACGGCGGATTGGTTCACCTTGGAACAGCAATGTTATTCCTTGCATCGATTTTATTTGGACCTAAAAAAGGCGCCATGGCTGGCGCAGTCGGAATGGCACTATTCGATTTAGTATCAGGTTGGACTCTTTGGGCACCATTTACGTTTATTGCCAGAGGACTTCAAGGCTACATCGTTGGTCGTTTCGCGTGGGCAAACGGTCGCAAAGGAAACAGTATCGTTTTCAACACAATCGGCATTATTTTGGGACTACCAGTTATGCTTGCCGTGTACTATGTATGTGAAGGAATCCTTTACGGAAACTGGTATGCGCCACTTGCATCCATTCCAGGAAATCTACTTCAAAATGCCGTGGGAATCGTCATTGCACTACCCGTTGCAGCAATCCTAAAACGCATTAAATTCTTTGAAAAAATGTAA
- a CDS encoding DUF3298 and DUF4163 domain-containing protein, with protein MLQEKLPVEIKVKKLSDGPEKVIYFPRVVGMTDSSFQRTINESIEHQVHQMIATQETNMSSPVEEMDGYFEIKNNQCQVLSLTQTNYTYHRHAAHGLTILRSLTFDLIEKRTCTLRDLFKPGSNYVKRLSDIVHQQIKTRDIPLIEEFDSIKPNQSYYLADKCLVLYFQVYELTAYVYGFPMFPISIYEVSDIIREDGPLGRLSENN; from the coding sequence ATGCTGCAAGAGAAATTACCAGTGGAAATTAAAGTGAAAAAGTTATCGGATGGACCAGAGAAAGTGATTTACTTTCCGAGAGTGGTAGGCATGACGGACAGTTCGTTTCAGCGAACGATAAATGAATCTATTGAGCACCAAGTACATCAAATGATCGCCACGCAAGAAACGAATATGTCCTCGCCAGTGGAAGAAATGGACGGTTATTTCGAAATCAAGAACAATCAATGTCAAGTACTGAGCTTGACCCAAACCAATTACACGTATCATCGACACGCGGCGCATGGTCTCACAATTTTGCGTTCACTCACGTTTGATTTAATAGAAAAACGAACGTGTACATTGCGCGATTTATTCAAGCCTGGAAGCAATTACGTGAAGCGTCTTTCTGATATTGTGCATCAGCAAATTAAAACACGCGACATTCCGCTCATTGAAGAATTTGATTCCATCAAACCAAACCAGTCCTACTATTTGGCAGACAAGTGTCTTGTGCTATATTTTCAAGTCTATGAGCTGACTGCCTATGTATATGGATTCCCAATGTTTCCGATTTCCATCTATGAGGTGTCAGACATTATTCGGGAGGATGGACCACTAGGAAGATTATCGGAGAATAATTGA
- a CDS encoding retropepsin-like aspartic protease: MMETVLEEKIHALICAGRVEESISFLQEKRSLADPETHGEVANLIFQLILSERRWDDIVRLGLLADEAIDHTNRHVAAFYASRPAFSLDFSQDEETLPLHRTISGCASCDVRLNGQDLRFWVDTGAEMTVLAKSVAEQCKLPISIGSALSVENSTNQSFQTDLAWIDEFEIGAITVQNQAALVLDDSIVTLEHPITKESETIQGIIGWDILQHLCLTIDFHQNEVTFAKSIPTTERHQNLFFSGSPIVHLQAEDSIPLLFGLDTGANKSHFHKRILSKLPHLHVKTEKRVSGGLGDVAERNLNTLEELSLTLSNSTSLLLENIRETLGEFGEFISLDGILGVDAAKNKKLIIDYPNRTFSIE, translated from the coding sequence ATGATGGAAACAGTATTAGAAGAGAAAATTCATGCACTCATTTGCGCCGGAAGAGTGGAAGAGAGTATTTCATTCCTTCAAGAAAAACGATCGCTTGCAGATCCTGAGACCCATGGAGAAGTCGCGAATCTTATTTTCCAATTAATCCTATCCGAGCGCAGATGGGATGACATTGTTCGCCTCGGCTTATTAGCAGATGAAGCCATCGATCACACTAACCGTCATGTAGCAGCATTCTATGCGAGTCGTCCCGCGTTTTCGCTAGATTTCTCACAGGATGAAGAAACACTTCCTCTACACCGAACAATTTCTGGATGCGCTTCTTGCGATGTCCGATTAAACGGGCAGGACTTGCGTTTTTGGGTGGATACGGGAGCAGAGATGACCGTACTTGCAAAATCAGTGGCAGAACAATGCAAATTGCCCATTTCGATTGGATCTGCTCTCTCCGTCGAAAATTCTACGAATCAGTCATTTCAAACGGATCTTGCGTGGATTGATGAGTTTGAAATCGGTGCTATCACTGTTCAAAATCAAGCTGCACTAGTGCTTGACGATTCCATTGTTACACTTGAACATCCAATTACGAAGGAGTCAGAAACAATCCAAGGAATAATCGGCTGGGACATTTTGCAGCACCTTTGCCTCACAATCGATTTCCACCAAAATGAGGTGACATTTGCGAAATCCATTCCTACTACAGAAAGACACCAAAATTTATTTTTCAGTGGATCCCCAATTGTCCATTTACAAGCAGAGGACTCCATTCCACTTCTATTTGGACTGGATACAGGTGCCAACAAATCGCATTTTCACAAAAGAATCTTATCTAAACTGCCTCACTTACACGTAAAAACCGAGAAACGCGTATCCGGTGGTTTAGGTGATGTTGCGGAACGAAATCTTAACACTCTTGAGGAACTGTCGCTAACTCTATCAAATAGTACTAGCCTACTACTTGAAAATATTCGTGAAACACTTGGTGAATTTGGGGAGTTCATTTCGCTAGACGGCATTTTAGGAGTAGATGCTGCGAAGAACAAAAAACTTATCATCGATTATCCGAATCGTACGTTTTCCATTGAATAA
- a CDS encoding MBL fold metallo-hydrolase, producing MRNYIEPITDTLSVIAIWDTEWKTWNNSYIFQIEKELVVIDSCKNIHLHEFEGAINTLRKEASNVTYFLATHGHEDHVQGSILFPNAKKLIHPEEIESMEYDSPSSFTPGFDDAFIQETVDVIHVETHTKGSVAFYHSAEKALFTGDFLCFFGDPLSQDGFIGEGQDLRIAWLDYMRSGSVKGDYLQNLLNGLRQLVTYDVHYLCTGHGCVLVGNISLFLQELLDVGEKMAEGGLE from the coding sequence ATGCGAAATTACATAGAACCAATCACAGATACACTTTCTGTAATCGCGATTTGGGATACAGAATGGAAGACGTGGAATAACAGTTACATCTTTCAAATAGAGAAAGAACTCGTCGTCATCGATAGCTGTAAAAACATTCATTTGCACGAGTTTGAAGGCGCAATCAACACTCTCAGAAAAGAAGCATCAAACGTTACGTACTTTTTAGCAACACACGGGCATGAGGATCATGTACAAGGATCGATATTATTTCCAAACGCGAAAAAGCTCATCCATCCAGAAGAAATCGAATCCATGGAATACGATTCTCCATCCTCTTTCACTCCAGGATTTGACGACGCGTTTATACAAGAAACGGTGGACGTCATTCATGTAGAAACACACACGAAAGGTTCCGTTGCGTTTTACCATTCAGCAGAAAAAGCGTTATTCACCGGAGATTTTCTATGCTTTTTTGGAGACCCCTTATCACAAGATGGGTTCATCGGCGAAGGGCAAGACCTCCGTATAGCGTGGTTAGACTACATGCGAAGTGGAAGTGTGAAAGGGGATTACCTGCAGAATTTACTAAACGGTTTGCGTCAACTTGTTACATATGATGTGCATTATTTATGTACAGGTCACGGTTGCGTACTTGTAGGAAATATTTCTTTATTTCTCCAAGAATTACTCGACGTGGGCGAAAAAATGGCTGAAGGGGGACTTGAATGA